The sequence GTGTTTTGGTGACGAACCCGTTCCTCAGCCAGATCATTCATGCATCTCTCCAAGGCTTCGCGAAGTTGGGCCGCTTCAACCTCGATCTTGCTTTGCACTTCATGTTGCTGAGACATCTCTGAAGCGTGCAGTGCGTTCAGTTCCTGGATCCGAGCGTCAGCTTCCTCATTGAGGCGGGCAGCCAATCGAGCGACCAGGTCATGGAGAGACTCGCTGATGGCGACCTTGGCCCCTACCTTTCCACCCTCTTCTTCCTCGATTTCCTTGAGATATCGATGAATTGTTGCCTTTGATCCGGTGTTGCCGAGTTCTTGCCGAACAGCATCGATCGACGGATAGCGGCCCAAGGCTACCAGCTTGTCCCGGGCCCGAATCACCTCTGACTTGTAGATCCCACTGCGTGCCATGCCTGCCTCCCTTTTATTTCGTACTGTATTACATACTACGATATTACATACTATCTATAAGAAACTACTAATGTAGAAAGCGCCAAATCCTCACTAGTGATAATAGTGAATTATCCATTGTCAGAATCATTGAGGCGTTGCGTCGCCCTGAAGAGTGTGTAGCGCTGGAGAATTGGGGCGCTCGTGCAGCGTGCTAAGATCACGCAGCCTTCAGGGGCACGCCAATCCTGGAAAGATCGACATCTTGTGACTGGGTCGGGTGAGGCCTAACTAACGAGCACCATGACGGAAGTACGGCCAGCGCCGCTTCACTTGCCTTACCCGCGTCCTCGATTCTTCACGCAAAAGCAAAGCAAACACAGACGTAATGAAATCAACCGTAATCGCGAGAATCGCGTTCCACGTAGGGAGAGCCGTAGCGCCCGCCCAAATCGGGCTCCACTTGCTTCTTGGCCTCGTCACAATGATCGGCGTCAGTGCCGCTCATGCTCATGGCGTGGCGGAAGGCGACGCCCAGTTCATGCAGCAAAGCAGCGGAATGCAGTTGCTACCCTTCATCTATCTAGGCGCCAAGCACATGGTGACGGGCTACGACCACTTGCTGTTCCTCTTGGGCGTCATCTTCTTCCTGTACCGGATGAAGGACATCAGTCTTTACGTCACCCTCTTCGCGGTCGGTCACAGTACGACGCTGCTCTACGGCGTGCTGAGCGGCACCCACGTCAATCCTTATCTGGTGGACGCCATCATCGGGCTGTCGGTGGTCTACAAGGCGCTCGACAATCTGGGGGCCTACAAAGTGTGGTGGGGCTTCCAACCCAACACCAAGGCGGCGGTGCTCATATTCGGTTTCTTTCATGGATTCGGCCTGGCTACCAAGCTGCAGGACTTCGCCCTGCCTGAGGAAGGCCTGGTCGCCAACATTCTGGCGTTCAACGTGGGCGTCGAGATCGGTCAGGTACTGGCCTTGGGCGGCATTCTCATCGCTATGGATTTTTGGCGCCGGCACCACGCTTTCGCACAGCAGGCCTTTGCCTCCAATGTGCTACTCATGACCGCCGGCTTCGTGCTCATGGGCTATCAACTGGCCGGCTACGTAATGACGTTCTGAGACGACTATGATGCAAAAAAACCATCCCCATCACGAACTTCACGACATCTCCGATCTCGACCCCGACGGCCTGCCCAGTTCCCGCAGTCTTTGGAAAGCCACGGGTGTGGCTGCAGTGGTGGCCGCGGCGCTGCTGACCTTCGCCATCCTTCCAGCGGAATATGGCGTCGACCCAACCGGCGTTGGCGCGCGGCTTGGATTGACCGCACTCAACAGCACGGGCGAAGCACCCGGTGCGACGGGCAGGAGCGGTCCGGTCGAAAAGTACGACCAACCCTACAAGACGCAGAGCGTCAGCGTGTCGCTGCAGCCACATCAGGGCGCCGAGATCAAGGCCATCATGGAGGCTAGGCAGAGTTACGTCTTTGAATGGGAAGCTGAAGGTGGTCCGGTCTATGTGGACATGCACGGTCAGCCGCCCGATGCCGACGAGCACACCTTCACCAGCTACTGGATCGAGGAATCACAGGCCAAAGCAAGTGGAAACTTCATCGCGCCGTTCAAGGGCTCACACGGCTGGTACTGGGAGAACAAGAGCGACCAAACTGTGACGATCAAGCTGAAAGTAACAGGGTTTTTCGACACGTTGTACATGCCGTGATCTTGCGATTGGCAGAATTCAGCTCGTCAAAAACCCCAGTTGATTCGCTTGAGGGTTATTTGTCGATGAATGACACAATCAGCCCGATCAGCGCACAGCCCGCGATGACCTGGATCACTCTTGCCTTGAATTGGAAAAGTGCGATTGCTGCACCAACTGCAATCATTGCGGCGCGCCAATCGAAAGCGCCCTCGAACCCGTCTGGCCATAGCACGTGATAGCCGAAGAACAAGGCAAGATTCAGCACTACCCCTACAACGGCTGCTGTAATGGCGGTCAAAGGGGCCGTGAATTTGATGTCGTCGTGCGTGCTCTCGATGAGCGGCCCACCGCCCAGGATGAATACGAACGACGGCAGAAAGGTGAACCAGGTGACCAGTGCCGCAGCAACGGCGCCGGCGAGGAACAATTGATCCACACCGAAAAGTGCCTTGACGTAGCCGCCGACGAAGGCGACGAAGGCCACGACCATGATGAGCGGGCCGGGTGTGGTTTCCCCCAGCGCGAGACCATCGATCATCTGTGTTGGCGTCAGCCATCCATAGGTGCCAATGGCACCTTGATAGACATACGGCAGCACGGCATACGCGCCACCAAAGGTCAGCAAGGCGGCTTTGGTGAAAAACCAGGCCATCTGGGTCAAGGTGTGATCCCAGCCGCAGGTGCCAATGAGGATTCCCATCGGGCACAACCAGAGTACCGCGCCCGCGAAGAGTACGCTGGACAGTCGCGCCCAGGAGAATCTGGCGTGGGCAGGCACGGGCGTTTCGTCGTCGATCAACGCGCGACCGTGCGACGTGCTGCCCTTTGAATGTCCTCCGCCCGCCTTGAAGAGATCCGGTCGCATGCGGCCGCCGACAAAACCCGCTACCGCTGCGGCGGCGACAATGAGGGGGAACGGAAGGTTGAGCGCAAAGATGGCGACGAACGCGGCGGCAGCGATAGCCCACAGCACGTTGTTCTTGAGGGCACGGCTACCAATCCGGTGCGCTGCCTGGACGACGATGGCAGCCACCGCCGGCTTAATGCCGTAAAACAGGCCGGCCACCACCGGGACATCCCCGAACGCAATATAGACCCACGACAAACCGATGAGGATGAACAGGGAGGGCAGCACGAACAATCCGCCCGCCACGATGCCACCCCAGGTGCGATGCATGAGCCAACCGATATAGGTGGCCAGTTGTTGCGCCTCGGGACCGGGAAGAACCATGCAGTAGTTCAGCGCGTGCAGAAAGCGTCGCTCCGAGATCCAGCGCCGACGCTCAACAAGCTCCTGATGCATGATGGCAATCTGTCCGGCCGGCCCGCCAAAGCTGATGAAACCCAGCTTCAACCAGAACAGGAGCGCTTGCCAGAAGCTCACCTCGGTGGGCGATGTTTCTTGATTAGCGACGTCTGTCGCGTTGGAGTTCATGGTGCCTAGTGCTTTCCAAAGTGAGTGTGAAGGCCATCGAAAATCGGCATGGCAAGCGCGAGCAGTTCATCGTCATCCGTCATGGTGTCGCGCAAGCCGGCGAGAACCGTCTCGACACCGGCAGCCTCCGGCACGCTGACCCCACCCACGTCGAGGTAATGAACCAGCGTAGCCAAACGATGCAAAGCCTGGGTCTCGAGTCCGAAGCTCGCCATCAACACCTCGAAACTCACTTTTGCGCCGACATGCGTAAAGGCAGCGCCGTCGAAGTCGAACCCAAGGGCGGACGGGGGGATGTTGGTTGGCGAATCGAGCCACAGGATTTTGGCGTCGGCATCAATGAAGCGCCGAATCAGCCACGCACAGGCCAAACGGTCCACCCAGGGGCGCTTGCGCGTTGCCCATGCACGACCCTGATAGTCTTCGATCGCGAGGCTGACGATATTGTCTTGCACCGGTCGTGGCTCATCGGGTGACAAGAGCTGCGCAACCCGGCGGTCAAGATCGTTCAACGCACTTTCCACCTGATGACGCGCTTCGCCGGGGAAAAAGTCGATCAACATCAACTGGTCGAGGGATTTGCGCAGTTTGCGAGCACGCCGGTTTAGATCGTTCGCACGCTCCGACGCGAGTTCACTGCACGCGAGCACAATCTCATCCTTCAGATTGCCGTATTCGTGGCTGCGGTCGAACAATGTCTCGAAACAGCCGTTCTCCGGCGCTTCAAGCCGGACAACCAGGGCCGAACCCTGCGCGGCGATCACATCCTCTGCGATCGCATCGAGGGTGCGTCGGCACTCCCGGATTTCAGGCATCAGATAAACACCATCACGCAAGACGGCTGCGCCGGACGACTTCAGGGCCCGCCACGCACGCATCCGGGCCGTCGCATTTCGTGTCGGCAGGCTGGTGATGAGCGCGATCCATTGATTCATTGGATTACTCTACATATCGGTAGAGATATCTACAAGAACAACTTGAACTTAGTCTTGGTCGCGAGGAAAAACACGCACGAGGACGATTCGCGGCCCGTTCATTTTCTTCACAACGATGTCGAAGTGCCCGAAGCCGATGCGCTGACCTTCTTCCGGGACATCGCCCAGCACTTGCATGATGAGCCCCCCAATCGACCCGACGCCCATATCTTCAATATCAACCCCTATCGCACGTTCCAGGGTGACGATGGGCAGACTTCCCTTGCGGATGAGCGACCCATCGTCCAGAGAAGGTCGTTGTCCATGATCACCCATCATTCCTAGTCTCCCGCTGACGACCAGGCTCAAGTTCGATCAGGACGAATGCTTCTCTGACAAAGGAATTGAAAATCGTGCGCGCAAACCGCCTGTCCCACGATTGTTAAGCACCACATCGCCTCCATGCTGCTGCGCAATCTGGCGGACTATGGCGAGTCCAAGTCCGACGCCGCCCGTTTCGCGGTTTCGGGAATGCTCGACGCGGTAAAAGGGCTCGAAGACCTGGGCTAACTCGTCGGGTGCCAGCCCAGGCCCATCGTCATCGATCAGCACGCACACTTCCCCGGGGGTCGTACTCAGGGAGACACGGGCGCATTTGCCGTATTTGAGCGCG comes from Denitromonas sp. and encodes:
- a CDS encoding HupE/UreJ family protein, with the translated sequence MIGVSAAHAHGVAEGDAQFMQQSSGMQLLPFIYLGAKHMVTGYDHLLFLLGVIFFLYRMKDISLYVTLFAVGHSTTLLYGVLSGTHVNPYLVDAIIGLSVVYKALDNLGAYKVWWGFQPNTKAAVLIFGFFHGFGLATKLQDFALPEEGLVANILAFNVGVEIGQVLALGGILIAMDFWRRHHAFAQQAFASNVLLMTAGFVLMGYQLAGYVMTF
- the chrA gene encoding chromate efflux transporter, which produces MNSNATDVANQETSPTEVSFWQALLFWLKLGFISFGGPAGQIAIMHQELVERRRWISERRFLHALNYCMVLPGPEAQQLATYIGWLMHRTWGGIVAGGLFVLPSLFILIGLSWVYIAFGDVPVVAGLFYGIKPAVAAIVVQAAHRIGSRALKNNVLWAIAAAAFVAIFALNLPFPLIVAAAAVAGFVGGRMRPDLFKAGGGHSKGSTSHGRALIDDETPVPAHARFSWARLSSVLFAGAVLWLCPMGILIGTCGWDHTLTQMAWFFTKAALLTFGGAYAVLPYVYQGAIGTYGWLTPTQMIDGLALGETTPGPLIMVVAFVAFVGGYVKALFGVDQLFLAGAVAAALVTWFTFLPSFVFILGGGPLIESTHDDIKFTAPLTAITAAVVGVVLNLALFFGYHVLWPDGFEGAFDWRAAMIAVGAAIALFQFKARVIQVIAGCALIGLIVSFIDK
- a CDS encoding chromate resistance protein ChrB domain-containing protein, coding for MNQWIALITSLPTRNATARMRAWRALKSSGAAVLRDGVYLMPEIRECRRTLDAIAEDVIAAQGSALVVRLEAPENGCFETLFDRSHEYGNLKDEIVLACSELASERANDLNRRARKLRKSLDQLMLIDFFPGEARHQVESALNDLDRRVAQLLSPDEPRPVQDNIVSLAIEDYQGRAWATRKRPWVDRLACAWLIRRFIDADAKILWLDSPTNIPPSALGFDFDGAAFTHVGAKVSFEVLMASFGLETQALHRLATLVHYLDVGGVSVPEAAGVETVLAGLRDTMTDDDELLALAMPIFDGLHTHFGKH
- a CDS encoding transporter associated domain-containing protein; translation: MMGDHGQRPSLDDGSLIRKGSLPIVTLERAIGVDIEDMGVGSIGGLIMQVLGDVPEEGQRIGFGHFDIVVKKMNGPRIVLVRVFPRDQD